CGGCTGTCGATTATTCGATGATGGATGCGACGACGCCGGCGCCGACGGTACGGCCACCTTCGCGGATAGCGAAGCGCAGGCCTTCTTCCATGGCGATCGGCACGATCAGCTCAACGTCAACGGAGACGTTGTCGCCCGGCATCACCATTTCCGTGCCTTCCGGCAGGGACACCACACCGGTCACGTCCGTCGTACGGAAGTAGAACTGCGGGCGGTAGTTGGTGAAGAACGGGGTGTGACGACCACCTTCTTCCTTGGTGAGGATGTAGGCTTCGGCCTTGAACTTCGTGTGCGGGGTCACAGAACCCGGCTTGCAAAGAACCTGGCCACGCTCAACATCCTCGCGGCCGATGCCGCGGATCAGGGCGCCGATGTTGTCGCCTGCTTCACCGCTGTCCAGCAGCTTGCGGAACATTTCAACACCGGTAACGGTGGTCTTGGTGGTGTCCTTGATGCCGACGATCTCGACTTCTTCACCCACGTTGATCACACCGCGCTCAACACGGCCGGTCACAACGGTACCGCGGCCGGAGATCGAGAACACGTCTTCGATCGGCATCAGGAACGGCTGATCCTTCGGACGCTCAGGCGTCGGGATGTAGTCGTCAACCTGAGCCATCAGCTCACGGATCGCGTCACGGCCGATGGCCGGATCGCGGTTCTCAACGGCTGCCAGAGCAGAACCCTTGACGATCGGAATGTCGTCGCCCGGGAACTCGTAGGAAGACAGCAGCTCGCGGATTTCCATTTCAACCAGCTCAAGCAGCTCTTCATCGTCGACCTGGTCGACCTTGTTCATGAAGACAACCAGAGCCGGAACGCCGACCTGACGGGCGAGCAGGATGTGCTCACGGGTCTGCGGCATCGGGCCGTCTGCGGAAGAACACACCAGGATCGCGCCGTCCATCTGGGCAGCACCGGTGATCATGTTCTTCACGTAGTCAGCGTGGCCCGGGCAGTCGACGTGGGCGTAGTGACGGTTGTCCGTCTCATACTCAACGTGTGCCGTGGAGATGGTGATGCCGCGTGCCTTTTCTTCCGGCGCGCCGTCGATCTCATCATAGGCTTTCGCTTCAGCACCACCGGCTTCAGCCAGCGTCATGGTGATTGCAGCGGTCAGCGTGGTCTTGCCGTGGTCAACGTGGCCAATCGTGCCAATGTTAACGTGCGGCTTATTGCGCTCAAATTTTTCTTTCGCCATCGGATTACTCCGTTTCTCTAATTCTTTTTGACTTCAAGAGGTGGGATCAGGCGTATTTCGCCTGAACCTCTTCGGCGACAGCCTGCGGCACCTGCTCGTAGTGATCGAACACCATCGAGTACTGCGCGCGGCCCTGGGACATGGAACGCAGGTTGTTCACGTAACCAAACATGTTGGCCAGCGGTACCATTGCGGTGATGACAGTCACGATGCCCCGGTTTTCCGTACCGGCGATCTGGCCGCGGCGGGAGTTCAGGTCACCAATCACATCACCCATGTAGTCTTCCGGGGTGACAACCTCGACCTTCATGATCGGCTCGAGCAGTTTCGGGCCGGCCTTCTGGATCGCTTCGCGGAAGCCGGCACGGCCGGCGATTTCGAAGGCGAGCACAGAGGAGTCAACGTCGTGGTATGCACCGTCGGTCAGGATCGCCTTGATATCCAGCATCGGGAAGCCGGCAATAGGACCGGACGACATAACGCTTTCGATACCCTTGGTCACGCCCGGGATGTATTCCTTCGGAACGTTACCACCGACAATCTTGCTCTCGAACACATAGCCTTCATTCGGCTCAGCGGGCTCGATGGTGAGCTTGATGCGGGCGAACTGGCCAGAACCACCGGACTGTTTCTTGTGGGTGTAATCCACTTCAGCCTGTTTGGTGATGGTTTCACGGTAGGCAACCTGCGGTGCACCGATGTTGGCCTCGACCTTGAATTCGCGCTTCATGCGGTCGACGATGATGTCCAGGTGCAGTTCGCCCATACCGGCGATGATGGTCTGACCGGATTCTTCGTCCGTCTTGACGCGGAAGGACGGATCTTCAGCAGCCAGGCGGTTGAGCGCGAGGCCCATCTTTTCCTGGTCGCCTTTGGTCTTCGGCTCGACGGCGATCTCGATCACCGGCTCGGGGAATTCCATGCGCTCCAGGATCACCGGCTTCAGCGGGTCACACAAGGTGTCGCCGGTCGTGGTGTCCTTGAGGCCCGCGATCGCAACGATGTCGCCTGCATAGGCCACGTCGATGTCTTCACGGGAGTTGGAGTGCATTTGCATCATCCGGCCGACGCGCTCACGCTTGTCTTTCACGGTGTTGAGCAGGGACACGCCCTTGTTCAGGACACCGGAGTAGATGCGGCAGAACGTCAGGGAACCGACAAACGGGTCGTTGGCGATCTTGAATGCCAAGAGGCCAAGCGGCTCGTCGTCAGAGGACTTGCGCTCGACTTCGCCTTCGGTCTTCGGATCGATGCCTTTAATGGCCGGAACTTCGACCGGGCTCGGCAGGTAGTCGACGACAGCGTCAAGCAGCGGCTGAACGCCTTTGTTCTTGAACGCGGAACCGCAGAATACCGGAACAAAGTCGTTGTTGATGGTGCCCTTGCGGATCAGCTTCTTGATCGTCTCCATGGAGGGCTCTTCGCCTTCCAGGTAGGCTTCCATGGCTGCTTCGTCGATTTCGACAACGGTTTCGATCAGCGCATCGCGTGCTTCCTGGGCACGGTCAACCTGATCGGCCGGGATGTCGACAACGTCCCAGGCAGCACCCAGGTTTTCCGACTGCCAGATCAGGGCCTTCATTTCCAGAAGGTCGATAACGCCGGCGAATTCGTTCTCGGCACCGACATTCAGCTGCATGACCAGCGGCGTACAGCCGAGGCGCTTGCGGATCATTTCGACACAACGGTCGAAATCTGCGCCCAGCTTGTCCATCTTGTTGACGAAGATCATCCGCGGGACGTTGTACTTGTCGGCCTGACGCCAGACAGTTTCGGTCTGCGGCTCAACGCCAGCGTTGGCGTCCAGAAGAGCGACGGCACCGTCGAGCACGCGCAGGGAACGCTCAACTTCAATCGTGAAGTCAACGTGGCCCGGGGTGTCGATGATGTTCAGGCGCTTTTCTTTCCAGAAAGCGGTGGTCGCAGCAGAGGTAATCGTGATGCCACGCTCCTGCTCCTGCTCCATCCAGTCCATGGTGGCTGCGCCGTCATGAACTTCGCCGATCTTGTGGCTCTTACCCGTGTAGTAGAGGATCCGCTCGGTGGTCGTCGTCTTGCCGGCATCGATGTGAGCCATGATGCCGAAGTTGCGGTAGTCCTCGATATTATGCGTGCGCGAC
This genomic interval from Labrenzia sp. VG12 contains the following:
- the tuf gene encoding elongation factor Tu, which translates into the protein MAKEKFERNKPHVNIGTIGHVDHGKTTLTAAITMTLAEAGGAEAKAYDEIDGAPEEKARGITISTAHVEYETDNRHYAHVDCPGHADYVKNMITGAAQMDGAILVCSSADGPMPQTREHILLARQVGVPALVVFMNKVDQVDDEELLELVEMEIRELLSSYEFPGDDIPIVKGSALAAVENRDPAIGRDAIRELMAQVDDYIPTPERPKDQPFLMPIEDVFSISGRGTVVTGRVERGVINVGEEVEIVGIKDTTKTTVTGVEMFRKLLDSGEAGDNIGALIRGIGREDVERGQVLCKPGSVTPHTKFKAEAYILTKEEGGRHTPFFTNYRPQFYFRTTDVTGVVSLPEGTEMVMPGDNVSVDVELIVPIAMEEGLRFAIREGGRTVGAGVVASIIE
- the fusA gene encoding elongation factor G, with amino-acid sequence MSRTHNIEDYRNFGIMAHIDAGKTTTTERILYYTGKSHKIGEVHDGAATMDWMEQEQERGITITSAATTAFWKEKRLNIIDTPGHVDFTIEVERSLRVLDGAVALLDANAGVEPQTETVWRQADKYNVPRMIFVNKMDKLGADFDRCVEMIRKRLGCTPLVMQLNVGAENEFAGVIDLLEMKALIWQSENLGAAWDVVDIPADQVDRAQEARDALIETVVEIDEAAMEAYLEGEEPSMETIKKLIRKGTINNDFVPVFCGSAFKNKGVQPLLDAVVDYLPSPVEVPAIKGIDPKTEGEVERKSSDDEPLGLLAFKIANDPFVGSLTFCRIYSGVLNKGVSLLNTVKDKRERVGRMMQMHSNSREDIDVAYAGDIVAIAGLKDTTTGDTLCDPLKPVILERMEFPEPVIEIAVEPKTKGDQEKMGLALNRLAAEDPSFRVKTDEESGQTIIAGMGELHLDIIVDRMKREFKVEANIGAPQVAYRETITKQAEVDYTHKKQSGGSGQFARIKLTIEPAEPNEGYVFESKIVGGNVPKEYIPGVTKGIESVMSSGPIAGFPMLDIKAILTDGAYHDVDSSVLAFEIAGRAGFREAIQKAGPKLLEPIMKVEVVTPEDYMGDVIGDLNSRRGQIAGTENRGIVTVITAMVPLANMFGYVNNLRSMSQGRAQYSMVFDHYEQVPQAVAEEVQAKYA